A single region of the Neodiprion pinetum isolate iyNeoPine1 chromosome 5, iyNeoPine1.2, whole genome shotgun sequence genome encodes:
- the LOC124219261 gene encoding UDP-glucosyltransferase 2-like: MKLQIILAVLAISCTTEGANILAIFPYQGKSHYIMFEPLVIGLARAGHSVDVVSHFPPKESIRGLNHISLQGSLYTFVNNMTTTYVKSLIGTKAIEFISYQGPNDLCNLMRLHQLQEIINTDKNYDLMLTQVLGSNCYLALAHKLKLPVVNIETSTMFPWAHDPFFESTHPSFIPCQLTTFTNDMRFMERVENLITTLYSKFLFYYYDKTVSEPIARKYIDDFPSLADIYYNISMVLVNSHWSIHGARPTNPAIVEVAGLHIDETQVLTEELEVFLNSAKDGVVYFSTGTMLKSDSFPKEKILAIYNSFAELSNYKVLWKGNMDNMPEGLPTNVKMVPWVPQFAVLRHPKVKAFVTHGGLMGTLEAIHAGVPMVGIPFFGDQMLNVGGYAYRGFAVHLNYQTLNKESFSVALNEVLTNPKYQSNIARVSRLFKDRPLSPLKKAIFWIEYVIRNGGETLKSSGRHLYWFQYYLIDVGLFLLTITMLAFVVLFTVLRKLTGFIWEMQNRNVSVKQKTF; the protein is encoded by the exons ATGAAACTCCAGATAATACTTGCAGTTTTGGCGATCAGCTGCACCACGGAGGGTGCGAACATCTTGGCGATATTTCCGTACCAGGGAAAAAGCCATTACATAATGTTCGAGCCACTGGTGATTGGCTTGGCACGTGCGGGTCACTCGGTTGACGTTGTCAGTCACTTTCCTCCTAAAGAGTCAATTAGAGGACTGAACCACATTAGTTTGCAAGGCTCACTCTATACCTTCGTGAACAACATGACGACCACATACGTCAAGTCACTGATCGGAACAAAGGCAATTGAATTCATTTCGTACCAGGGACCAAACGACCTCTGCAACCTAATGCGGCTTCACCAGCTGCAGGAAATCATCAATACCGACAAAAATTACGACCTGATGCTCACTCAGGTCTTGGGGAGCAACTGCTACTTGGCGTTGGCACACAAACTGAAACTTCCGGTGGTCAACATCGAGACCAGCACCATGTTTCCTTGGGCTCATGATCCATTTTTCGAAAGCACGCATCCCAGCTTCATACCCTGCCAGCTGACAACTTTCACGAACGACATGCGGTTCATGGAACGCGTGGAGAATCTGATCACTACCCTTTACTCCAAGTTCTTGTTTTATTACTACGACAAAACCGTTTCTGAACCAATAGCTAGAAAGTACATTGATGACTTTCCATCTTTGGCTGATATCTACTACAACATAAGTATGGTGTTGGTGAACAGTCACTGGAGCATCCATGGTGCCCGACCCACGAATCCCGCCATCGTTGAAGTCGCTGGTCTTCACATCGATGAAACCCAAGTTCTCACTGAG GAACTGGAGGTGTTTCTGAACTCCGCGAAGGATGGTGTGGTGTATTTTAGTACAGGGACAATGCTGAAATCCGATAGTTTTCCTAAGGAGAAGATACTGGCGATTTACAACAGTTTTGCTGAACTTTCCAATTACAAGGTTCTCTGGAAGGGAAACATGGACAACATGCCGGAAGGATTGCCAACGAACGTCAAAATGGTCCCTTGGGTTCCACAGTTTGCTGTACTTC gtCATCCGAAAGTAAAAGCGTTCGTGACTCACGGGGGTTTAATGGGAACCCTGGAGGCGATTCACGCAGGAGTCCCGATGGTTGGGATCCCATTTTTTGGAGACCAGATGTTGAACGTAGGGGGATACGCGTATCGCGGTTTCGCCGTTCACCTGAACTACCAGACTTTGAATAAGGAAAGCTTCTCCGTAGCGTTGAATGAAGTTCTGACGAACCCCAAGTACCAATCGAACATCGCACGTGTCTCACGGCTATTTAAGGACCGTCCGCTTTCCCCCTTGAAGAAAGCCATTTTCTGGATCGAATACGTCATCCGAAATGGTGGCGAGACACTCAAGTCTTCAGGGCGTCATCTCTACTGGTTCCAGTATTACTTGATAGACGTCGGTCTATTTTTATTAACCATAACGATGCTAGCTTTCGTTGTTTTATTCACGGTCTTAAGAAAATTAACCGGGTTCATTTGGGAAATGCAGAATCGCAATGTGtcagtgaaacaaaaaacattctAG
- the LOC124219255 gene encoding UDP-glucosyltransferase 2-like, giving the protein MLVETSKSHSFTAMALRTLFVIIMTVCLTDGARILGIFPYQGKSHNVMFEPLMIGLAKAGHTVDLVSHFPLKKPVPGLNHISLKGSLHFYVNNVTASLARGYNGIYGMVHSVSVKSALDLCNLMRLPQLQNIINTDTKYDIMVTQVFGSNCYLAVAHKLKIPVVGVVTSVIYPWSYGPFFGDANPSFIPSQLGTFTNEMSFVERVQNTIEHYYAKFLFHYYDRTVSDPLAKKYFDDLPPLNDLYNNMSLLLVNSHLSIHGVRPGNPAIVEVGGLHIDRTQVLSEELEKYLNSSKDGVVYFCMGTMVRSDTFAQEKILAIYESFSALSNYNILWKSNAEDLPKPFPSNLKVIPWAPQYAVLSKFIIFMKVIIKYGTNFSSLRIYCKIRKAFVSVHDEATKIVGYCQEGMTDRVKAFVTHGGLMGTLEAVDAGVPMIGIPFFGDQAFNVLGYVHRGFAVHIDYDDTNQLTFSKALNEVLTNPMYQSNAARYSRLFKDRPMSPLDEAVFWIEYIIRNGGEPLRSSALHLYWFQYYLIDVILFLLAVPTLFLLSLFHVLKRVLRTNKSTKTRTIQKKKKTS; this is encoded by the exons ATGTTGGTCGAAACAAGTAAATCACATTCTTTCACAGCCATGGCACTTCGCACCCTCTTCGTAATAATTATGACAGTTTGTCTAACGGATGGAGCAAGAATCCTAGGGATATTCCCATACCAGGGAAAAAGTCACAATGTAATGTTCGAGCCCCTGATGATCGGACTGGCGAAAGCCGGCCACACAGTCGACCTTGTCAGTCATTTCCCGTTGAAAAAGCCGGTGCCAGGATTGAACCACATAAGCTTGAAAGGATCACTGCACTTCTACGTAAACAACGTCACAGCATCTTTAGCTCGGGGGTACAACGGAATCTACGGAATGGTACATTCCGTTTCAGTAAAGTCAGCTCTGGACCTTTGCAATCTCATGCGACTTCCTCAGCTGCAGAATATCATAAACACAGACACGAAGTACGACATCATGGTGACTCAGGTCTTCGGGAGCAACTGCTACCTTGCCGTAGCTCACAAGTTGAAGATTCCAGTTGTGGGGGTCGTAACCAGCGTTATATATCCATGGAGTTACGGTCCTTTCTTCGGTGACGCTAATCCGAGTTTCATCCCGTCTCAGTTGGGGACATTCACGAACGAGATGAGCTTCGTCGAACGCGTGCAAAACACAATAGAACATTATTACGCAAAGTTTCTATTCCATTACTACGACAGAACAGTGTCCGATCCATTGgcaaaaaagtattttgatgATTTGCCACCGTTAAATGACTTGTACAATAACATGAGCTTGCTGTTGGTCAACAGTCATCTCAGCATTCACGGTGTTCGCCCAGGAAATCCTGCCATCGTTGAAGTGGGAGGTCTTCACATCGACAGGACTCAAGTACTTTCAGAG GAATTGGAAAAGTATTTAAATTCATCAAAAGATGGTGTTGTCTACTTCTGCATGGGAACGATGGTCAGGTCTGACACTTTTGCACAGGAAAAGATACTAGCTATCTACGAGAGTTTTTCTGCACTTTCTAATTACAATATCCTCTGGAAGAGTAATGCCGAAGATTTGCCAAAGCCATTTCCATCAAACCTTAAAGTCATTCCATGGGCACCGCAGTACGCAGTTCTCAGTaagtttattattttcatgaagGTAATAATCAAGTATGGGACAAATTTTAGTTCACTGAGGATTTACTGCAAAATCCGTAAAGCATTCGTCTCA GTTCACGATGAGGCAACAAAGATAGTTGGATATTGTCAAGAAGGCATGACGGACCGGGTCAAGGCGTTCGTGACCCATGGAGGTTTGATGGGAACCCTGGAAGCGGTAGACGCCGGAGTTCCCATGATTGGCATTCCGTTTTTTGGAGACCAGGCATTTAATGTGTTAGGATACGTACACAGAGGATTCGCCGTTCACATCGACTACGACGACACCAACCAGCTGACATTTTCCAAAGCTCTGAATGAGGTACTGACAAATCCAATGTACCAATCGAATGCTGCACGTTACTCAAGACTTTTCAAGGATCGTCCTATGTCGCCGTTGGATGAGGCAGTCTTTTGGATCGAATACATCATTCGAAATGGAGGCGAGCCCCTCAGGTCTTCGGCTCTTCATCTATATTGGTTCCAGTATTACTTGATAGACGTTATTCTGTTCTTACTAGCTGTACCAACGCTGTTTCTCCTGAGTTTATTCCACGTTTTGAAAAGAGTTCTGCGTACTAACAAGAGTACCAAAACTCGCACcattcaaaaaaagaaaaaaacttcatAA
- the LOC124219256 gene encoding UDP-glucosyltransferase 2-like — protein sequence MDGSFTKLGTILVILAGVWITEGSKILALFPYQGRSHNIMFEPIVIGLARAGHSVDVVSHFPPKEPVEGLNHISLKGTLHFYVDNMTASFARTLMGVKAIDFISYQEPNDLCNLMRLPQLQNVINTDKKYDLMLTEVFGTNCYLAVAHKLKLPVVGVVTSAMYPWAYDTVAESPLASFIPCQFTPYTNDMRFMERLENLVIILYSKFLFFYYDKTVSEPIAKKYIDDLTSLNDIYFNFSLVLVNSHRSIHGVRSTSPAIVDVAGVHIDETQQLTKELEEFLNSSKNGVVYFSMGSMVKSESFSKEKILAVYDSFAELSDYKVLWKGKMEELPTGLPPNVKMVPWIPQYATLRHPNVKAFVTHGGLMGTLEAIHAGVPMIGIPFFADQTFNIAGYAHRGFAIHLDYETLSKESFSEALRKVLKNPDYQSNVDRVSRLFKDRPLSPLAEAIYWIEYVIRNGGEPLKSSGRHLYWFQYYLIDVGLFLLAVATLVPLALFLFVKKLMTLFSGTRNNNVQIKKKTS from the exons ATGGACGGATCATTCACGAAACTGGGCACAATTTTGGTGATTTTGGCGGGTGTTTGGATAACAGAGGGTTCCAAGATCCTCGCTTTATTTCCGTACCAAGGTCGAAGCCACAACATAATGTTCGAGCCAATTGTGATTGGCTTGGCACGTGCGGGTCACTCGGTTGACGTCGTCAGTCACTTTCCCCCAAAGGAGCCGGTGGAAGGACTGAATCACATCAGCCTGAAAGGAACGCTGCATTTCTACGTGGACAACATGACCGCGTCATTCGCCAGAACATTGATGGGAGTTAAGGCGATAGACTTCATTTCCTACCAGGAACCAAACGACCTCTGCAACCTCATGCGGCTTCCCCAGCTACAGAACGTCATCAATACTGACAAAAAGTACGACCTCATGCTCACCGAGGTCTTCGGGACCAACTGCTACTTAGCGGTGGCTCACAAGCTGAAGCTTCCGGTGGTCGGCGTCGTGACCAGCGCCATGTACCCATGGGCTTATGATACGGTCGCCGAGAGCCCGCTTGCCAGCTTCATACCTTGCCAATTCACGCCCTACACCAATGACATGAGGTTCATGGAACGCCTGGAGAATCTGGTCATAATTCTGTACTCAAAGTTCTTGTTCTTTTACTACGACAAAACGGTATCCGAACCAATCGCTAAGAAGTACATCGATGACCTTACGTCCCTGAATGATATCTACTtcaacttcagcctcgtgcTAGTCAATAGCCATCGAAGCATCCATGGAGTTCGTTCTACGAGTCCTGCGATCGTTGATGTCGCTGGTGTTCACATCGACGAAACGCAACAACTCACAAAG gAACTGGAGGAATTTTTAAACTCTTCGAAAAACGGGGTGGTGTATTTCAGTATGGGGTCAATGGTGAAATCGGAGAGCTTCTCGAAGGAGAAAATACTAGCGGTCTACGATAGTTTTGCCGAACTCTCGGACTACAAGGTCCTTTGGAAAGGGAAAATGGAAGAACTGCCGACCGGATTACCACCAAACGTCAAAATGGTGCCTTGGATACCACAGTACGCCACACTCC GTCATCCGAATGTGAAGGCTTTTGTGACTCATGGAGGTTTGATGGGGACCCTGGAGGCGATTCACGCGGGGGTGCCGATGATTGGAATCCCATTTTTCGCCGATCAGACGTTCAATATAGCGGGATACGCGCATCGCGGTTTCGCCATTCATTTGGACTACGAGACTCTATCCAAGGAAAGCTTCTCTGAAGCATTACGGAAGGTTCTGAAGAATCCTGACTACCAATCAAACGTCGACCGTGTTTCGAGACTGTTCAAGGATCGTCCGCTCTCTCCGTTGGCCGAGGCAATTTACTGGATCGAATACGTAATTCGAAACGGTGGCGAGCCGCTCAAATCTTCGGGTCGTCATCTCTACTGGTTCCAGTATTACTTGATAGACGTCGGTCTATTTTTATTAGCCGTAGCGACGCTCGTTCCTCTCGCTTTATTcctgttcgttaaaaaattaatgacccTCTTCTCAGGCACGCGAAATAATAAcgttcaaataaaaaagaagactTCGTAG
- the LOC124219259 gene encoding UDP-glucosyltransferase 2-like isoform X1, giving the protein MKLGITFLFLVVACVADCSRILAIFSYPVQSHNMMFEPLMIGLARAGHSVDVISHFPPKKSVPGYNHISLKGTLHNLVNNITADYASIHGGVYQMMNFLCNREVKDLCGLLPLPQLQRVTNADTKYDVMITEILGSNCYLSVAHIMKIPFIGIVTNVVYPWVIDPVFGDANPSFIPSQLSTFTNEMSFFERVENMMIHVYSKFLFYYWDVTVSNPLARKYFDDLPPLNDIYNNISLVLANSHFSIHGVRPGTQAIVEVAGLHIDETQVLSEELERFLNSSKDGVVYFSMGTLVRSDTFQVKKILAIYESFSELTNYKVLWKGNLKDMPKPLPSNVKIVSWVPQYAILRHPKVKAFVTHGGAMGTQEAIHAGVPIIGIPFFFDQSSNVMGYVQRGFGVYLSYKDISKVSFSKALREVLSNPKYQSNAARYSRLFRDRPLSPMDEAIFWVEYVIRNGGEPLRSSGQHLNWFQYYLIDVGLFLLAITMLVIAVVFTFVKTVLHIIACKQSCELPVKDKFS; this is encoded by the exons ATGAAACTTGGTATCACATTCCTTTTTCTGGTCGTCGCGTGCGTCGCAGATTGCTCAAGAATCCTTGCAATATTTTCGTACCCGGTTCAAAGTCACAACATGATGTTCGAGCCTTTGATGATCGGTCTGGCACGCGCCGGTCACTCAGTTGACGTGATCAGTCATTTTCCTCCGAAGAAATCGGTGCCGGGATATAACCATATAAGCCTGAAAGGAACGCTACACAATTTAGTGAACAATATAACCGCAGACTATGCTTCAATCCATGGCGGTGTTTATCAGATGATGAACTTTCTTTGCAACCGAGAAGTCAAAGATCTCTGTGGTCTGTTGCCATTACCGCAGCTACAGAGAGTCACCAATGCAGATACCAAGTACGACGTCATGATCACCGAGATCTTGGGGTCAAACTGCTACCTTTCTGTGGCTCACATAATGAAAATTCCGTTTATCGGAATAGTAACTAATGTCGTGTATCCCTGGGTTATTGATCCAGTCTTTGGTGACGCCAATCCTAGTTTTATCCCTTCACAACTGTCGACTTTCACAAACGAGATGAGTTTCTTTGAACGTGTGGAGAATATGATGATTCACGTGTATTCAAAGTTTCTCTTTTATTATTGGGACGTAACTGTGTCTAATCCATTGGCTAGAAAGTATTTCGACGATCTTCCACCCCTGAATGATATCTACAACAACATCAGTCTGGTGCTAGCCAATAGCCATTTCAGTATTCACGGAGTCCGCCCCGGGACTCAGGCCATCGTTGAAGTGGCAGGTCTTCACATCGACGAAACCCAAGTGCTTTCAGAG GAATTGGAAAGGTTTTTAAATTCCTCCAAGGATGGGGTTGTGTACTTCAGCATGGGGACATTAGTGAGATCGGATACGTTTCAGGTGAAGAAGATACTAGCGATTTACGAAAGTTTTTCGGAACTTACAAATTACAAAGTGCTGTGGAAAGGTAACCTGAAGGACATGCCGAAACCGCTACCATCGAACGTCAAAATAGTTTCATGGGTGCCGCAGTATGCAATTCTCC GTCATCCAAAAGTGAAGGCTTTCGTAACACATGGAGGTGCGATGGGAACCCAGGAGGCAATACACGCTGGAGTTCCAATAATAGGGATTCCGTTTTTCTTTGACCAGTCGTCCAACGTGATGGGATACGTGCAGAGAGGTTTCGGTGTTTACCTTAGCTACAAAGACATAAGCAAAGTAAGCTTCTCCAAGGCTTTGCGTGAGGTATTGTCAAACCCAAAGTATCAATCGAACGCAGCACGATACTCAAGACTGTTCAGGGACCGTCCTCTGTCGCCAATGGATGAGGCTATTTTCTGGGTCGAATATGTAATTCGTAACGGAGGCGAGCCATTGAGATCCTCGGGTCAGCATCTTAACTGGTTCCAGTATTACTTGATAGATGTTGGTCTATTTTTATTAGCTATAACGATGCTCGTTATCGCAGTCGTATTTACCTTCGTAAAAACAGTGCTGCATATCATTGCCTGCAAACAGAGTTGTGAGCTTCCAGTGAAAGATAAGTTTTCGTAA
- the LOC124219259 gene encoding UDP-glucosyltransferase 2-like isoform X2, translating to METRAILVFLAACYVTNGARIIGVFPYQGRSHNIMFEPLMIGLARAGHTIDMISHFPPAEPVPGYNHINLKGSLPTYVNNVTASHARKVTTVGYGIGRLCGLISKQLCSLFETPQVQNILNTDVKYDLMVTEVFSTNCFLAVAYKLKIPVVGVGSSVMYAWGYDPFYGEANPSFIPSQFGAFTNEMSFIQRVENTIVHFYSKYLFYSYDKTVSEPVARKHVPDLPSLNEIYNNMSLLLVNSHYSVHGARPGNPAIVEVAGLHIDQTQALSKELDVFLNSSKDGVIYFSMGTMVRSDTFDPEKISAIYESFSELSNYKVLWKGNVEDLPKPLPSNVKVVAWAPQYAVLRHPKVKAFVTHGGLMGTIEAIQAGVPMVGMPFMVDQTFNIMGYVHKGIAVHVNYEDLTKARFSNALREVLLNPKYQSNSERIARLFKDRPLSPLDEAIFWIEYVIRNGGEPLKSSGRHLNWFQYYLLDVFLFLINIAAIVLAIVYVIVKKTLSAIVGTKSHATSSKKKIS from the exons ATGGAGACTCGTGCCATCCTTGTATTTTTGGCTGCCTGCTATGTGACAAATGGAGCAAGGATCATTGGGGTGTTTCCATATCAAGGTCGGAGCCACAACATAATGTTTGAGCCCTTGATGATTGGTTTGGCACGTGCTGGGCATACAATTGACATGATCAGTCATTTTCCTCCGGCGGAACCAGTGCCAGGATATAATCATATAAATCTCAAAGGCTCATTGCCGACTTACGTAAACAATGTGACAGCGTCTCATGCCCGTAAAGTAACGACAGTTGGCTACGGAATTGGTAGATTATGTGGCCTGATATCGAAGCAGTTGTGCAGTCTTTTCGAAACTCCTCAGGTGCAGAATATTCTCAATACTGACGTCAAGTACGATTTGATGGTCACAGAGGTCTTCTCGACGAATTGTTTCCTGGCAGTGGCTTACAAATTAAAGATTCCAGTGGTCGGGGTCGGCAGCAGCGTGATGTATGCCTGGGGTTATGATCCTTTTTACGGTGAAGCGAATCCCAGCTTTATACCGTCGCAGTTTGGGGCATTTACGAACGAAATGAGTTTTATCCAACGTGTGGAGAATACGATAGTCCATTTTTACTCAAAGTACCTCTTCTATAGCTACGACAAGACTGTGTCTGAACCAGTCGCCAGGAAGCATGTTCCAGATCTGCCATCGTTGAACGAAATCTACAACAATATGAGCCTTCTGCTCGTCAACAGTCATTACAGCGTCCACGGAGCGCGTCCAGGGAACCCCGCCATCGTCGAAGTGGCAGGTCTACACATCGACCAGACCCAAGCTCTTTCCAAG GAATTGGACGTGTTTCTGAACTCCTCGAAAGACGGTGTCATCTACTTCAGCATGGGAACGATGGTCAGGTCAGACACATTTGATCCTGAGAAGATATCTGCTATCTACGAGTCCTTTTCGGAACTTTCGAATTACAAGGTGCTCTGGAAGGGGAACGTAGAGGATCTACCGAAGCCGTTACCATCCAATGTAAAAGTAGTTGCATGGGCTCCTCAGTATGCAGTTCTGC gCCACCCAAAAGTGAAAGCGTTCGTGACCCACGGAGGTTTAATGGGAACCATCGAGGCCATCCAAGCCGGAGTTCCAATGGTTGGAATGCCGTTCATGGTAGATCAGACCTTCAACATAATGGGATACGTTCATAAAGGTATCGCTGTTCATGTGAACTACGAAGATCTAACCAAGGCAAGATTCTCAAACGCCTTGCGAGAGGTATTGTTGAACCCGAAGTACCAATCGAACTCAGAGCGCATCGCAAGATTGTTCAAGGACCGTCCATTGTCACCGTTGGACGAGGCAATTTTCTGGATCGAATACGTCATCCGCAACGGGGGCGAGCCTCTTAAATCGTCGGGCCGCCATCTCAACTGGTTCCAGTATTATTTGTTAGATGTCTTTCTATTCTTAATCAATATAGCGGCCATTGTTCTTGCCATTGTTTACGTGATCGTCAAAAAAACGCTCTCCGCTATTGTTGGTACAAAAAGTCACGCAACCtcaagtaaaaagaaaatttcctaa
- the LOC124219262 gene encoding UDP-glycosyltransferase UGT5-like encodes MEFRTVLVFLITCCATDAARILGIFPYQGRSHNIMFEPLMVGLARAGHTVDVVSHFPPKESVSGFNHISLKGSLHFYVNNITVSFTKEVKGVHNVIRFISGREPSDLCNLMRLPQLQNILNTKTKYDVMVTEVFGTNCYLAVAHKLQIPVVGVTTGVMYSWGYSPFFGDGNPSFIPSQLGSFTNEMSFLERVENTIIYFYSIFLFNYYEKTVSDPLARQYVEDMPPLTDLYNNMSLMLVNSHPSIHGVRPGSPAIVEVAGLHVDETQVLSKELEEFLNSSKDGVVYFSMGTMVRSDTFSSDRISAIYESFSELPNYNVLWKGNADHLPKPFPPNVKVVSWAPQYAVLRHPKVKAFITHGGLMGTEEAIHAGVPMIGIPFAVDQTFNVAGYAHRGFAIHLDYKDLNKATFSKALSEVLTNPKYQSNAAYFSRLFKDRPRSPLDEAVFWIEYIVRNGGEPLKSSALHLNWFQYYLIDVILFLLTAAALVVIVLFLLIRKVLGIFIGTTKPSTRQRKQKTK; translated from the exons ATGGAATTCCGCACTGTACTCGTGTTCCTGATCACCTGTTGTGCCACAGACGCGGCAAGGATCCTCGGCATATTTCCATACCAAGGGAGAAGTCATAACATAATGTTTGAGCCACTGATGGTCGGCCTAGCGCGAGCGGGCCATACGGTTGACGTTGTGAGTCACTTTCCTCCAAAGGAATCAGTTTCAGGATTTAACCATATAAGTTTGAAGGGATCGCTACATTTCTACGTGAACAACATAACAGTATCGTTTACCAAAGAGGTGAAAGGAGTTCACAACGTGATTCGCTTTATCAGCGGTCGGGAACCTTCCGACCTTTGCAACCTGATGCGGCTCCCTCAACTGCAGAACATCCTTAACACAAAGACCAAGTACGACGTCATGGTGACGGAGGTCTTTGGGACCAACTGCTACCTAGCCGTGGCACACAAGCTGCAGATTCCAGTCGTCGGGGTCACAACTGGGGTCATGTATTCATGGGGTTACAGTCCGTTCTTCGGCGATGGAAATCCTAGTTTTATACCGTCTCAGTTAGGCAGCTTCACGAATGAGATGAGCTTTCTCGAACGCGTGGAGAACACCATCATTTACTTCTACTCAATTTTCCTATTCAACTATTACGAGAAAACAGTATCCGATCCGCTGGCTCGTCAGTACGTCGAGGATATGCCGCCGTTGACTGATTTGTACAATAACATGAGCCTGATGCTAGTTAACAGTCACCCCAGCATCCATGGCGTTCGTCCAGGGAGTCCAGCCATTGTTGAAGTGGCAGGTCTGCACGTCGATGAAACCCAAGTTTTGTCGAAG GAACTGGAAGAGTTTTTAAACTCGTCTAAGGATGGGGTGGTCTACTTCAGCATGGGCACAATGGTGCGGTCTGATACCTTTTCGTCGGATAGGATATCCGCCATATATGAGAGTTTTTCGGAACTTCCCAATTACAATGTCCTTTGGAAGGGTAACGCGGACCATCTGCCTAAGCCGTTTCCACCCAACGTTAAAGTCGTTTCGTGGGCACCACAGTACGCAGTTCTCC GTCATCCAAAAGTTAAGGCTTTTATTACGCACGGAGGTTTGATGGGGACTGAGGAGGCGATACACGCGGGAGTTCCAATGATTGGAATCCCGTTTGCCGTGGATCAGACATTCAATGTGGCGGGTTACGCGCATCGTGGTTTCGCCATTCACCTTGACTACAAGGATCTCAACAAGGCTACCTTTTCCAAAGCTTTGAGTGAGGTACTAACAAACCCAAAGTACCAGTCAAATGCTGCGTATTTTTCAAGGCTGTTCAAGGATCGTCCACGTTCTCCACTGGACGAAGCAGTTTTTTGGATTGAATATATCGTCCGCAATGGTGGCGAGCCACTCAAGTCTTCGGCCCTGCACCTCAACTGGTTCCAGTATTACTTGATCGACGTTATTTTGTTCTTACTGACCGCCGCGGCGCTTGTCGTAATTGTTCTGTTTCTCTTAATCAGAAAAGTACTAGGTATTTTTATTGGCACGACAAAGCCTTCAACGCGGCAGCGCAAACAAAAGACCAAGTAA